TGAGGGCCTGCCGACGATTCAGTTCTGCGTCCATAAATTACCTAACTACGTTAAACCGACAATTATTCGCTGGGCCGAGCGTGGAGCAATCCAAGCTCGGGTATGCGGGTATGCCTACGACTACTTTATTCGATGTCGACTCATTCGGCCATGTTGATGAGTCTACGGGATTGCTTAGGACGTTGCAAAGTTAGGTTCGGCACAATCGGCCGGCAGGCTGCTTGACATTTGCAAGCCTATTCCAGCATATTCTCAATAATTCGGGCGCCGGCATTGAATTACTAGGAAGTTTCCGATGCGGCTAAAAGAGCTTCGACGATCGCAAGCAAGCCTTCGGCATCGTCTTGATCGAAGCGGCCGAGCAGCGGGCTGTCGATGTCCAGCACTCCGATGAGACGTTCTCCCTTGACCACAGGGACGACGATCTCCGAGTTGGATGCCGCATCGCACGCGATGTGGCCGGGAAATCGGTGAACGTCCGCCACGACGATGGTCTGCCGTTGTGCCGCCGCTGTGCCGCAGACTCCGCGTCCTGGTGCGATTCGTACGCAGGCCGGCTTACCTTGGAACGGCCCGAGGACCAAGTCCTGCCCGTTCACGAAATAGAACCCCGCCCAATTGACGTTCGGCAGGGCTCCATAGAGCAGCGCAGCGCAATTGGCTGCATTCGCCAGAAAGTTGCGTTCCCCTTCCGTGAGCGATTTCAACTCGGAAAGCAGTCGGCCGTACAACGCTGGTTTCTCGACCGGATAATCGTCTTCGCTCGTAGTGGAACGCATTCCGCACCTGCCGGGTGAAATCGCTTTAACTCGGTCATGGCGACCGAGAACACTATACCGAGCGACCACATACTGAGCGACTACGATCCATATTCGGCGCCTTTTGCCTGGCGACGTAAGTTACAGTCAACGTGGCCGGGCTAACGACCGATGGCACGAAGATGCCCGGCAAGAAGAACGCTGCCGATGCGCTGTGCCTGGGCGCTGCACTTAGACGCTGTCAGCGGCGTTCCGGATTGTTCCGGCTCTCAAGCGAAGAAGTCGCGATAGAGCGCTAAGGATCGTTGCCGACCATTCCAGGCAGAATGTAAATAGTGTGTTAATGGGCGGTGAGGGGCTCGAACCCACGACATCCACGGTGTAAGCATGGCGCTCTACCAACTGAGCTAACCGCCCGACGGTCTGCTGCGATGGTAACGAGCGCCTGATGCCTATGTCAATCGGGCGGCGGCAGCGTGGCGTTCGTCGCCCGAGGGTTTTCATTGTTTCGCATCGACTTCAAAGGTAGCATGAAGGCCGTTTCTTCGACTTTCATTTGCACCGCGACGCGACAACCGATGCCTATCACGATTCTTTGTCCGAACGGCCATAAGCTGACGTGTCCTGATTCGCTGGCAGGCAAAGCAGGAAAGTGTCCGCATTGCGGAGCCAAGTTTCGCATCCCGGAACCGACTCCACCTACGACTCCGGCCATCGGTGCGGGCATGCCGGTCATTTCGATGACGAGGCCGAAAGCAAAACCGAAGCCGGCAGCGACTGCGGCTCCAGCCGCGGCACCGGCGCCTAAGGCCGTCGAAGCAGTGGCGACCGTGCAACCGGCCGCGGAACCTGCGGCTGCGCCGGCTCCCGTCGTCGCGGCAGTCGCCGAACCGGAACCGGAAGCATCGCCGATTCGAAGCATCGACTCCGCCGGCGATGCCGAGCCCGGTGACGATGAAGTCGTGTTCATGTGTCCCGAGGGGCATCACCTTTGCGGTCCCGCCACGCTTGTCGATCAACCGGGGGAATGCCCGATTTGTCATGTGAAGTTCATCGTGCCCGGCCCTGAAGAATTGGTCGAAGAGCAAGAACCTGAAATTCATCTCGATCAGCTTTTGGCCTCGGCTGCGGCACCGGAGGGATTCTCGTTCGGCGACAATTCCGAAGAAGGCGCGCCGCGCGGACTCGGCGCATTATTTCTACAGCTTTGGAAATATCGCGCTCAGGGTTGCGCGATCGAATTGCACCTCGGCGAAGGACGCGTGCTCGTTCCGAGTGGTTTCGCCGTCGAATCGGCGGGCCTGAGCCACGGGCTGTTCACGGTCGGTGAACCGAACGGCGCGGTGACGATGACCGTCGTGGCTTGGGACACGATCGAGCGGCTCAACGTACGCGGCTTGTTTCATCTACCGCGCGGGATCACGTTCGATCTGCCTTAAAGCCGAACGTTCGATTACTATCGCTCGCCGAGAAGCTGCTGCAATTTATCAAGCGAACGCGTAAGCATCACGCGCACGGCACCGTCGGTCTTGCGCAGCTTTTGCGCTATGTCTTTAGTCGGCAGTCCGTCGACGTAGCGTAACCGCAGCGCTTCGCGCTGGTCTTCGGGCAGGGTGCCGAGCGCTTCCCACATTCGAATTTCACGCTCATCGCGCGAGAAAGCCTTGCTCGGCGTCGTGATGCTCGCGACCAATAGCCCGAGGAGTCCGCCGCCGCCATCGGTGGAAACCGGTGAACCTTGCAAGGGGACTTCTCGTC
The sequence above is drawn from the Planctomycetia bacterium genome and encodes:
- a CDS encoding GAF domain-containing protein, whose translation is MRSTTSEDDYPVEKPALYGRLLSELKSLTEGERNFLANAANCAALLYGALPNVNWAGFYFVNGQDLVLGPFQGKPACVRIAPGRGVCGTAAAQRQTIVVADVHRFPGHIACDAASNSEIVVPVVKGERLIGVLDIDSPLLGRFDQDDAEGLLAIVEALLAASETS
- a CDS encoding sigma-70 family RNA polymerase sigma factor; this translates as MSEISDELLQRVRSGEPNAVAELAEVRRPQLLVYVARQLGYALRAKVEPDDIVQDAVIRAVRHPHLFASADRDPFGVLCHLAQESIVDAHRRFIEAQKRDAGREVPLQGSPVSTDGGGGLLGLLVASITTPSKAFSRDEREIRMWEALGTLPEDQREALRLRYVDGLPTKDIAQKLRKTDGAVRVMLTRSLDKLQQLLGER